From Pseudothermotoga thermarum DSM 5069, a single genomic window includes:
- a CDS encoding transglutaminase domain-containing protein has product MHFLTCGLPENILRAEASGNFSLAKCLIDQWLADERTTELQKARLSYEKERIERILKTYPYDEEEAFKIASEQIEGFSRKEFEQLIEQGKLDFIFVDGKRKFEKRFVQNLGFSMSEYKSRMKQDEDTLEARKILDERIKQLLNGDNPKVYRIRAKVMLKVKNVEKKSLRVWLPFPKVGLQVLDVRLISASKSDYYVSANNSPQRTIYFEGVEDEYWVEFEYKIKEWVNKVDLEKVSSSVDPSVQRFLAEEPPHIVFTPYLRYLANQIVKSEKNPYLKAKLIYDWITKNVRYSYVKPYATYENISQYVAENLKGDCGFQALLFITLCRIEGIPARWQSGWYANPIFASPHDWALFYVEPYGWLPADLSFGGARRNDENMRNFYFGNLDAFRMVANDDFMKDFDPPTRYHRDDPTDNQVGEAEFEDGKAEFESELEIISFEEEVV; this is encoded by the coding sequence ATGCATTTTTTAACATGTGGGCTTCCGGAAAATATTCTGCGTGCTGAAGCATCGGGTAATTTTTCCCTTGCTAAATGTTTGATCGATCAATGGCTTGCAGACGAAAGAACAACTGAACTTCAAAAGGCTCGGCTTTCCTATGAAAAGGAAAGGATCGAAAGGATCTTGAAAACCTATCCTTACGACGAGGAAGAAGCTTTCAAAATAGCCAGCGAGCAAATCGAAGGATTTTCCCGCAAAGAATTTGAACAACTCATCGAGCAAGGCAAACTCGATTTCATATTTGTGGACGGCAAGAGAAAATTTGAAAAAAGGTTTGTTCAAAACCTTGGTTTTAGTATGAGCGAATACAAAAGCAGGATGAAGCAAGATGAAGATACGCTCGAGGCTAGGAAAATTTTGGATGAGCGGATAAAGCAGCTTTTGAACGGAGATAATCCAAAGGTTTATCGAATAAGGGCAAAGGTAATGTTAAAGGTAAAAAATGTCGAGAAAAAATCTCTTAGAGTTTGGCTTCCGTTTCCAAAAGTAGGTCTGCAGGTTTTAGATGTGAGATTAATTTCGGCAAGTAAGTCGGATTACTACGTTTCCGCCAACAACAGCCCTCAGAGAACCATTTATTTCGAAGGTGTGGAGGATGAGTACTGGGTTGAGTTTGAGTACAAGATAAAAGAATGGGTCAACAAAGTTGATCTTGAAAAAGTTTCTAGTTCGGTTGATCCTTCTGTTCAAAGATTCTTGGCTGAAGAACCGCCGCATATCGTTTTCACGCCGTATTTGAGATATCTTGCAAATCAAATTGTAAAAAGCGAAAAAAATCCTTATTTAAAGGCAAAGTTAATTTATGACTGGATAACCAAAAACGTTCGTTATTCATACGTTAAGCCTTATGCCACTTACGAAAACATTTCCCAATACGTTGCAGAAAATCTAAAGGGTGATTGTGGTTTCCAGGCGCTTTTGTTCATAACTTTGTGCAGAATTGAGGGAATACCGGCAAGATGGCAATCTGGTTGGTATGCAAATCCAATTTTTGCTTCACCGCATGATTGGGCTTTGTTTTACGTTGAACCATATGGTTGGCTTCCTGCAGATCTTTCTTTTGGAGGAGCAAGAAGAAATGATGAAAACATGAGAAACTTTTACTTTGGTAACCTAGATGCCTTTAGAATGGTTGCAAACGATGATTTTATGAAAGATTTCGATCCTCCCACAAGGTACCACAGAGATGATCCTACCGACAATCAAGTTGGAGAAGCAGAATTTGAAGATGGAAAGGCTGAATTTGAATCTGAGCTTGAAATAATTTCCTTTGAAGA
- a CDS encoding sugar phosphate isomerase/epimerase family protein, with product MVRNVGLNVDTIRLSGSLKNLRKELELLRSLEINLAEIPPAGLHFIFGGKLVFSKLKEVLEVIRDFPFEYTIHMPDPVNFAINREEDFEIASAVVEFAKIIDAKVIVYHCGSQPGIEGFDLEVQRLSLLADIIGDKNIFIGIENLDHDIEWTLNICKNVGKEKVKLTIDVGHLFLHCNGDVSKFIEQLELGLPYAVEIHFHDNFGKPANLCWKDIGEKIWFAYLYGVGDLHLPLGMGVLPLEITFELINKYFDGYVVIEINDLNRFQEDIANSIRLIRKNCFCG from the coding sequence TACGTAGCTTAGAAATAAATTTAGCTGAGATCCCTCCTGCTGGTTTGCATTTCATCTTTGGTGGAAAATTAGTGTTTTCAAAACTAAAAGAGGTACTAGAGGTAATCAGAGATTTCCCTTTCGAATACACGATTCATATGCCAGATCCAGTAAATTTCGCAATAAATAGAGAAGAGGATTTCGAAATAGCCTCAGCTGTGGTCGAGTTTGCAAAGATAATCGATGCAAAAGTCATAGTTTACCATTGTGGTTCTCAACCAGGCATTGAAGGATTTGATTTGGAAGTTCAAAGGCTAAGTCTACTTGCAGATATTATAGGTGATAAAAACATTTTCATAGGCATTGAAAATCTCGATCATGATATTGAGTGGACTTTAAACATATGCAAAAATGTGGGTAAGGAGAAAGTCAAACTCACCATCGACGTTGGTCATTTGTTTTTGCATTGTAACGGTGACGTCTCAAAGTTTATTGAGCAATTGGAGCTGGGGTTGCCGTACGCTGTAGAAATTCATTTTCACGACAATTTTGGTAAGCCAGCTAATTTGTGTTGGAAAGACATAGGTGAAAAGATTTGGTTTGCCTATCTTTATGGTGTAGGTGATCTCCATCTTCCTCTGGGAATGGGAGTGCTCCCGCTAGAAATTACTTTCGAGTTGATAAACAAATATTTTGATGGTTACGTGGTTATAGAGATAAACGATTTAAACAGATTTCAAGAAGATATAGCTAACAGTATTCGCTTGATACGCAAAAATTGTTTTTGTGGATGA